The Clupea harengus unplaced genomic scaffold, Ch_v2.0.2, whole genome shotgun sequence genome window below encodes:
- the LOC122130405 gene encoding calcium homeostasis modulator protein 6 has product MGSRQQWLTRLKNELSNSPLVSNVAFGFILMGLEKLVELEFECPCNPKWNGVFSSAFFIIPAVMAFTLMLIIQGCRCDTWCRKTLSLSSFVPAIVWLILLFLDGQYFACAMTDWKGRFVIVDKAAPQKWCEPTNEDDVTPQELMLRSQQLFVVSQVIGIALLIFICVGLVVYVIRESCQQEMETQDSSVAEMTMCSLSSRRTRTS; this is encoded by the exons ATGGGAAGTAGACAACAATGGCTTACAAGACTGAAGAATGAACTTAGCAACAGTCCTCTTGTTTCAAATGTGGCCTTCGGCTTCATACTTATGGGACTAGAAAAATTGGTGGAGTTGGAGTTTGAGTGTCCTTGCAATCCCAAATGGAATGGAGTGTTTTCCTCAGCTTTCTTCATCATCCCCGCCGTCATGGCCTTCACGTTGATGCTGATTATTCAAGGATGCAGATGTGACACTTGGTGTCGCAAGACCTTATCCCTCTCCAGCTTCGTCCCGGCGATCGTGTGGTTGATATTGCTCTTCCTCGACGGGCAGTACTTTGCGTGCGCAATGACGGACTGGAAGGGCAGGTTTGTCATCGTTGACAAAGCGGCTCCGCAAAAATGGTGTGAACCCACGAACGAGGACGACGTCACGCCGCAAGAACTGATGCTTCGCTCGCAGCAGTTATTCGTTGTTTCTCAG GTCATAGGCATAGCTCTTCTCATTTTCATCTGTGTGGGACTTGTAGTGTATGTGATTAGAGAGAGCTGCCAACAGGAGATGGAGACCCAGGATTCCAGCGTAGCGGAGATGACGATGTGCAGTTTGAGTTCACGAAGGACGCGAACGTCATGA